The following proteins are encoded in a genomic region of Gossypium hirsutum isolate 1008001.06 chromosome D05, Gossypium_hirsutum_v2.1, whole genome shotgun sequence:
- the LOC107906030 gene encoding RING-H2 finger protein ATL3 has product MDKPGFNESAAVAITGKIMIIAIIILFVVVVFVLFLHLYAKWFWWRIEEPTPPSASRRRRRFVFAPGQDTAHPLRATKGLDPTILASLPVLMFRQEDFKDGLECAVCLCEVVEGEKARLLPKCNHGFHVECIDMWFKSHATCPLCRNSVVNAEAENSSSVMSRDEAVNVHHLQSPSHDGLGSGYSTDSPSFPTNVLFWGDHQGQVSSGGANVEEGSSASASASASASGAFASSSVASGSGRQEGMLVIDIPTNVNENFPEEESKSPMPTRLRSLKRLLSREKRTIPSSSGSSSIDV; this is encoded by the coding sequence atGGATAAACCCGGGTTTAATGAATCAGCAGCGGTGGCAATAACAGGGAAAATCATGATCATAGCCATAATAATTCTCTTCGTAGTGGTGGTTTTCGTGCTCTTCCTTCACCTTTATGCTAAATGGTTTTGGTGGCGCATCGAGGAACCAACTCCTCCTTCGGCTTCACGCCGCCGACGTCGTTTCGTTTTTGCTCCGGGGCAAGATACTGCTCATCCTCTGCGAGCAACAAAAGGCCTTGATCCCACAATCCTTGCTTCCCTTCCCGTTTTAATGTTCCGCCAAGAAGACTTCAAAGACGGACTCGAATGCGCGGTCTGCTTGTGTGAGGTTGTAGAAGGAGAGAAAGCAAGGCTGCTCCCTAAATGCAACCATGGCTTCCATGTTGAGTGCATTGATATGTGGTTCAAATCGCACGCCACTTGTCCTCTTTGTAGAAACTCTGTTGTTAATGCTGAGGCTGAGAATTCTAGTTCTGTCATGTCGAGAGATGAAGCTGTTAATGTTCATCATCTTCAGTCTCCTTCACATGATGGTTTGGGTTCTGGGTATTCGACAGATTCTCCTAGTTTTCCGACAAATGTGTTGTTTTGGGGTGATCATCAAGGTCAGGTCAGCAGCGGCGGTGCCAACGTGGAAGAGGGTTCATCGGCATCAGCATCAGCATCAGCATCAGCTTCTGGTGCTTTCGCTTCGTCTTCAGTGGCATCGGGTAGTGGCAGGCAAGAAGGCATGCTGGTGATTGACATTCCAACGAATGTGAACGAGAATTTCCCAGAGGAGGAATCAAAGTCACCAATGCCAACAAGATTGAGGTCTTTAAAAAGGCTTTTAAGCAGGGAGAAAAGGACGATCCCTAGCAGTTCAGGAAGCAGTTCCATTGATGTTTAA